The following are encoded together in the bacterium genome:
- a CDS encoding pyridoxamine 5'-phosphate oxidase family protein: protein MGRTFDALDDDLGAFIARQHVFFVATASCDPATHVNVSPKGLDTFAVLGPTTVAWLDLTGSGVETIAHLRDDGRVTILFCAFEGPPKILRLYGSGTVIEPADARFTELLARFPAHPGVRSVIVVELDRIADSCGYGVPRMRYEGERTQLTQWAERKGPDGIAAYRRERNARSIDGLRGVES from the coding sequence ATGGGACGCACGTTCGACGCCCTCGACGACGATCTCGGCGCCTTCATCGCACGCCAGCACGTCTTCTTCGTCGCGACCGCGTCGTGCGATCCGGCCACCCACGTGAACGTGTCGCCCAAGGGCCTCGACACCTTCGCCGTCCTCGGGCCGACGACGGTCGCGTGGCTCGACCTCACCGGCAGCGGCGTCGAGACCATCGCCCATCTGCGCGACGACGGCCGCGTCACGATCCTCTTCTGTGCCTTCGAGGGGCCACCGAAGATCCTGCGGCTCTACGGTAGCGGCACGGTGATCGAGCCGGCCGACGCCCGCTTCACCGAGCTGCTCGCGCGCTTCCCCGCGCATCCCGGCGTGCGCAGCGTCATCGTCGTCGAGCTCGATCGGATCGCCGATTCGTGCGGCTACGGCGTGCCGCGCATGCGCTACGAGGGCGAGCGCACGCAGCTCACGCAGTGGGCCGAGCGCAAGGGACCGGACGGCATCGCCGCGTATCGTCGCGAGCGCAACGCGCGCAGCATCGACGGTCTGCGCGGCGTCGAATCCTGA
- a CDS encoding type II toxin-antitoxin system CcdA family antitoxin, whose amino-acid sequence MPPGRKGRPGGARKAPTNLSLRADLVRQARALQLNLSDLLERALERAIADRLRERWLADNREGIRSYNAQVEQRGVFSDGWRRF is encoded by the coding sequence ATGCCTCCAGGGCGCAAAGGGCGGCCGGGCGGCGCCCGCAAGGCCCCCACCAACCTCTCGCTGCGAGCCGATCTCGTCCGGCAGGCGAGAGCGCTGCAGCTGAACCTGTCGGACCTCCTCGAGCGTGCCCTCGAGCGGGCGATCGCCGACCGCCTGCGTGAGCGGTGGCTCGCGGACAACCGCGAAGGGATTCGCAGCTACAACGCGCAGGTCGAGCAGCGGGGCGTGTTCAGCGACGGGTGGCGGCGCTTTTGA
- a CDS encoding PHP domain-containing protein — translation MPPADYVELRCRSAFSFLRGASLPEDLVARAADLGCDALALADRNGVYGAPRFFQAAKRAGLRALVGADVTVAGAGQLLLLVEDRTGYRNLCRLLTEGALGRAKGDAQVGWDVLEAHAAGLHCLAGGADGPLAGADAGTHLGRLCDIFGARLAVDVQRTRERDAERLARRLADLADARGVPVVATGDVRHAEPATKALLDVLTCIRLGTTLDRAGRALLGNAERHLRTPAAMA, via the coding sequence ATGCCCCCCGCCGACTACGTCGAGCTGCGCTGCCGCAGCGCCTTCAGCTTCCTGCGCGGGGCGTCGCTGCCGGAAGACCTCGTCGCGCGTGCCGCCGACCTCGGCTGCGACGCGCTGGCGCTGGCCGACCGCAACGGCGTCTACGGCGCGCCGCGCTTCTTCCAGGCCGCGAAGCGGGCCGGCCTGCGGGCGCTGGTCGGCGCCGACGTCACCGTCGCCGGTGCCGGCCAGCTCCTGCTGCTGGTCGAGGACCGCACCGGTTACCGCAACCTGTGCCGCCTCCTCACCGAGGGGGCGCTCGGCCGCGCGAAGGGCGACGCGCAGGTCGGCTGGGACGTCCTCGAGGCGCACGCCGCCGGGCTCCATTGCCTCGCCGGCGGCGCCGACGGCCCGCTCGCCGGCGCCGACGCGGGCACACACCTGGGCCGTCTGTGCGACATCTTCGGCGCGCGCCTCGCGGTCGACGTGCAGCGCACGCGCGAGCGCGACGCCGAGCGCCTGGCGCGTCGCCTCGCCGACCTCGCCGACGCGCGCGGCGTGCCCGTCGTCGCCACCGGCGACGTGCGCCACGCCGAGCCCGCGACCAAGGCGCTGCTCGACGTGCTCACCTGCATCCGCCTCGGCACCACGCTCGACCGCGCCGGCCGGGCGCTGCTCGGCAACGCCGAGCGCCACCTGCGCACGCCGGCCGCCATGGCATGA
- a CDS encoding MBL fold metallo-hydrolase: MRASSVRTLAVTLLLLVATVAGAAKDAATECRLRKLALAAAHAGCRVAAETRAARTGRAPSNAACDARLEAKMARVERRFADACPSRGDVAIVRAATHRFVDGLVATTQGRLHCSEDPGRLVVGVPPTRPIPTGPTPVGSAGVVQVAEGVYMAPGFGNTFLVTTPEGNVVIDTSLSLFAPSHVAALRAVADGPIRYVILTHGHSDHTGGVALWREEGTQVIAQAEQTEMLHYQRRLNGVLGHRSAEQFSVLLGLPRVPFLAPDAPVDNYAAPLLATTTFERFCEFRLGGLTFQLVHTPGETYDHLSVWIPEAGIAFPGDNIYGSFPNLYTLRGTKPRWALDYVESLDLVQSWQPAVLAPSHEGPIYGTDTVRARIQQYRDALLYVHDATVRGMNAGTDVYTLMDAITLPPHLAVGEGYGAVAWTVRGIYEGYLGWFDENPATMYGVSPSATYRELVTLLGGTGAIAVRAAALVAEDRHAEAIRLTDVVLAADPDDQEALATRLAAVEALLAASGNINEQGWLNGARRELRARLGL; encoded by the coding sequence ATGCGTGCCTCCTCCGTCCGGACCCTCGCCGTCACCCTGCTCCTCCTCGTCGCGACCGTCGCCGGCGCCGCGAAGGACGCCGCCACCGAGTGCCGCCTGCGCAAGCTCGCCCTCGCCGCCGCCCACGCCGGGTGTCGCGTCGCGGCGGAGACGCGCGCCGCGCGTACCGGCCGGGCGCCGTCCAACGCCGCGTGCGACGCGCGCCTCGAGGCGAAGATGGCGCGCGTCGAGCGCCGCTTCGCCGACGCCTGTCCGAGCCGTGGCGACGTCGCGATCGTGCGCGCGGCGACGCATCGCTTCGTCGACGGCCTGGTCGCCACGACGCAGGGGCGGCTCCACTGCTCCGAGGATCCGGGGCGCCTCGTCGTCGGCGTGCCGCCGACGCGGCCGATTCCCACCGGCCCGACGCCCGTCGGCTCGGCGGGCGTCGTCCAGGTCGCCGAGGGCGTCTACATGGCGCCGGGCTTCGGCAACACGTTCCTCGTGACCACGCCCGAGGGCAACGTCGTCATCGACACCTCGCTGTCGCTGTTCGCGCCGTCGCACGTGGCCGCGCTGCGCGCCGTCGCCGACGGGCCGATCCGCTACGTCATCCTGACCCACGGCCACAGCGACCACACCGGCGGCGTGGCGCTGTGGCGCGAAGAGGGCACGCAGGTGATCGCGCAGGCCGAGCAGACCGAGATGCTGCACTACCAGCGGCGGCTGAACGGCGTGCTCGGGCATCGCAGCGCCGAGCAGTTCTCCGTCCTGCTCGGGCTGCCGCGCGTGCCGTTCCTCGCCCCGGACGCGCCGGTCGACAACTACGCCGCGCCCCTGCTGGCGACGACGACCTTCGAGCGCTTCTGCGAGTTCCGGCTGGGCGGCCTCACGTTCCAGCTCGTGCACACCCCCGGCGAGACCTACGACCACCTGTCGGTATGGATTCCCGAGGCCGGCATCGCATTCCCGGGCGACAACATCTACGGCTCCTTCCCGAACCTCTACACGCTGCGCGGCACGAAGCCGCGCTGGGCGCTCGACTACGTCGAATCGCTCGACCTGGTGCAGTCGTGGCAGCCCGCCGTGCTGGCGCCGAGCCACGAAGGGCCGATCTACGGCACCGACACGGTGCGCGCGCGCATCCAGCAGTACCGCGACGCGCTCCTCTACGTGCACGACGCGACCGTGCGCGGCATGAACGCGGGCACCGACGTCTACACCCTGATGGACGCGATCACGCTGCCGCCCCACCTCGCCGTCGGCGAGGGCTACGGCGCCGTCGCGTGGACGGTGCGCGGCATCTACGAGGGCTACCTCGGCTGGTTCGACGAGAACCCGGCGACGATGTACGGCGTCTCGCCCTCGGCGACGTACCGCGAGCTGGTGACGCTGCTCGGCGGCACGGGCGCGATCGCGGTGCGCGCCGCCGCGCTGGTCGCGGAGGATCGGCACGCCGAGGCGATACGTCTGACCGACGTCGTGCTCGCCGCCGATCCGGACGACCAGGAGGCGCTGGCGACGCGTCTCGCCGCCGTCGAGGCGCTGCTCGCGGCGAGCGGGAACATCAACGAGCAGGGCTGGCTGAACGGTGCGCGCCGCGAGCTGCGCGCGCGGCTCGGGCTGTAG
- a CDS encoding carotenoid oxygenase family protein, with protein MTTNVYLADNFAPVPDERTDTVLRVTGTIPPELQGRLLRIGPNPPPGTAGESYHWFTGAGMVHGLRLRDGRAEWYRRRYVRDDKVCETFGWPAAPRPENAPNDGAVNTNVIAHGGRVLAIVEGSSLPMELTPDLETVRRTDFDGTLGGPFTAHPKRDPTTGELHAVVYSWEWDTLRYLAVGTDGRVRRRVDVPVTGRPMVHDCAITATQVLLLDLPVHFDMEMAMGGASFPYRWHPEYGARVGLLPRDGDANAVRWVEVPIGYVFHPLNAWDLPDGRVVVDVVRHPSMFDNDQAGPNDGPPHLVRWTLDPASGRGTERPLDDRGVEFPRHDERRVGQPIRWGYAATFDRLQHGPAYQYDLETGAVAVHDYGKGRATLEPIFVPRTPDAAENDGYVLSYVYDATANTSDVVILHAQDFAGVPVATIHLPDRVPFGFHGNWVPDPA; from the coding sequence ATGACGACCAACGTCTATCTCGCCGACAACTTCGCCCCCGTCCCCGACGAGCGCACCGACACGGTGCTGCGCGTGACCGGCACCATCCCGCCCGAGCTGCAGGGCCGCCTGCTGCGCATCGGCCCGAACCCGCCGCCGGGCACCGCGGGCGAGAGCTACCACTGGTTCACCGGCGCCGGGATGGTGCACGGGCTGCGCCTGCGCGACGGGCGCGCCGAGTGGTACCGGCGGCGCTACGTGCGCGACGACAAGGTCTGCGAGACGTTCGGATGGCCCGCGGCCCCGCGCCCGGAGAACGCCCCCAACGACGGCGCCGTCAACACCAACGTCATCGCGCACGGCGGCCGCGTCCTCGCCATCGTCGAGGGCAGCAGCCTGCCGATGGAGCTGACCCCCGACCTCGAGACCGTCCGCCGCACCGACTTCGACGGCACGCTCGGTGGCCCGTTCACCGCGCACCCGAAGCGCGATCCCACGACCGGCGAGCTGCACGCCGTCGTCTACAGCTGGGAGTGGGACACGCTGCGCTACCTCGCCGTCGGCACCGACGGCCGCGTCCGCCGCCGCGTCGACGTGCCGGTCACGGGCCGACCGATGGTCCACGACTGCGCGATCACCGCGACGCAGGTCCTGCTGCTCGACCTGCCCGTCCACTTCGACATGGAGATGGCGATGGGCGGCGCGTCGTTCCCGTACCGCTGGCATCCGGAGTACGGCGCCCGCGTCGGGCTCCTGCCGCGCGACGGCGACGCGAACGCAGTGCGCTGGGTCGAGGTGCCGATCGGCTACGTCTTCCACCCGCTGAACGCGTGGGACCTGCCGGACGGGCGCGTCGTGGTCGACGTCGTGCGCCACCCGAGCATGTTCGACAATGACCAGGCCGGCCCCAACGACGGTCCGCCGCACCTCGTGCGCTGGACGCTCGATCCGGCGAGCGGGCGCGGGACCGAGCGGCCGCTCGACGATCGCGGCGTCGAGTTCCCGCGCCACGACGAGCGCCGCGTCGGCCAGCCGATCCGCTGGGGCTACGCCGCCACCTTCGATCGCCTGCAGCACGGCCCCGCCTACCAGTACGACCTCGAGACGGGCGCGGTCGCCGTCCACGACTACGGCAAGGGCCGCGCGACGCTCGAGCCGATCTTCGTGCCGCGCACGCCGGACGCGGCGGAGAACGACGGCTACGTGCTCTCCTACGTCTACGACGCGACCGCCAACACGAGCGACGTCGTCATCCTGCACGCGCAGGACTTCGCCGGCGTACCGGTGGCGACGATCCACCTGCCCGACCGCGTCCCGTTCGGCTTCCACGGCAACTGGGTGCCCGACCCGGCGTGA
- a CDS encoding phage holin family protein, with the protein MRFLVHWLVSALGLLIVAHVVPGFRVAGFGTALLASVVIGLVNATIGLVLFVLTLPLTVVTLGFFLLILNALLLWMASALVPGFHIDGFGAAFIGAIVLAIVNAILRYLVAPG; encoded by the coding sequence ATGCGGTTCCTGGTCCATTGGCTCGTGAGCGCGCTCGGGCTCTTGATCGTCGCGCACGTCGTGCCCGGGTTCCGGGTGGCGGGGTTCGGGACGGCGCTCCTGGCGTCGGTGGTGATCGGGCTCGTCAACGCGACGATCGGACTCGTGCTCTTCGTGCTGACGCTGCCGCTCACGGTCGTGACGCTCGGCTTCTTCCTGCTGATCCTGAACGCGCTGCTCCTGTGGATGGCCTCGGCGCTGGTCCCGGGCTTCCACATCGACGGCTTCGGTGCCGCGTTCATCGGGGCGATCGTGCTCGCCATCGTGAACGCGATCCTACGCTATCTGGTCGCGCCGGGCTGA
- a CDS encoding class I SAM-dependent methyltransferase: MSSDPESLLRVRADDPAYRAQAEAEGRFWQNVHPFSLEAFEGHFGEGHADRYTNLRFTGDRAVPWCDVVVRYGPFHDGLALGTGELHVEARILESNPTLRLTFVDLSAGALARRERTLGARFPGRVTTRLADLNFLDLAPESLDVVVTSGTVHHVTNLEYLAFQLNRALRPRGHVFLQDYVGEKRFDFSPAKRRLYEILYDRELAHTPGRGRDVVWSDQSDLSPFCGVRSDEVLPVFRRFLDQIHLGTSGTLLVPLMRSRPAGAAGIIESASRWQILRGHLHRLVRGKRRSFQALVADRFLDELFLVGEAASDAGLVPPGTAFAIYRKRTG, encoded by the coding sequence GTGAGCTCCGACCCCGAGTCCCTGCTGCGGGTCCGCGCCGACGATCCCGCGTACCGCGCGCAGGCCGAGGCGGAGGGCCGCTTCTGGCAGAACGTCCACCCCTTCAGCCTCGAGGCGTTCGAGGGCCACTTCGGGGAGGGCCACGCCGACCGCTACACCAACCTGCGCTTCACCGGCGATCGCGCGGTGCCGTGGTGCGACGTCGTCGTCCGCTACGGCCCGTTCCACGACGGCCTCGCGCTCGGCACCGGCGAGCTGCACGTCGAGGCGCGCATCCTCGAGTCCAACCCGACGCTGCGCCTCACGTTCGTGGACCTCAGCGCCGGGGCGCTCGCACGCCGCGAGCGCACGCTCGGCGCGCGCTTCCCCGGCCGCGTCACGACGCGCCTCGCCGATCTGAACTTCCTCGACCTCGCGCCCGAGAGCCTCGACGTGGTGGTGACGTCGGGCACGGTGCACCACGTGACCAACCTCGAGTACCTCGCCTTCCAGCTGAACCGCGCGCTGCGGCCGCGCGGACACGTGTTCCTCCAGGACTACGTGGGCGAGAAGCGCTTCGACTTCTCGCCCGCGAAGCGCCGGCTCTACGAGATCCTCTACGACCGGGAGCTGGCGCACACGCCCGGTCGCGGGCGCGACGTCGTCTGGAGCGACCAGAGCGATCTCTCCCCGTTCTGCGGCGTACGCTCCGACGAGGTGCTGCCGGTGTTCCGTCGCTTCCTCGACCAGATCCACCTCGGCACGTCCGGCACGTTGCTCGTGCCGCTGATGCGCTCGCGGCCCGCGGGTGCCGCCGGCATCATCGAGTCGGCTTCACGCTGGCAGATCCTGCGCGGGCACCTGCATCGGCTCGTGCGGGGCAAGCGGCGCTCGTTCCAGGCGCTCGTCGCCGACCGCTTCCTCGACGAGCTCTTCCTCGTCGGCGAGGCGGCGAGCGACGCCGGTCTGGTCCCGCCGGGCACGGCGTTCGCGATCTACCGCAAGCGCACCGGTTGA
- a CDS encoding energy transducer TonB: MHRSLSFVLGLLALAGCAARGAAHKQPPTAPVPAPGNPTPVYPDEARRRGLEGVVEVEAEVLPTGSVGNARVRTGGEPLGSAALAAVRQWQFQPARRDGKAVSARVVIPVRFRLEIRPWRLVASVPGHDGTLRPADATFPTRRACEDAALATAGDVRGCVIDVGAPDEAVVPIAQVTDPPPPGWVVLLLAPGATGGVPLTAAPLDQWRVVGSFVGQRVCDGQRTLEHATPAVRGVAKRSLRCAPPPAPRVAQ; this comes from the coding sequence GTGCATCGATCGCTCTCGTTCGTCCTCGGCCTCCTCGCCCTCGCCGGCTGTGCCGCCCGCGGCGCCGCGCACAAGCAGCCGCCGACGGCGCCCGTGCCCGCCCCGGGCAACCCCACGCCCGTCTATCCCGACGAGGCCCGGCGCCGCGGGCTCGAAGGCGTCGTCGAGGTCGAGGCCGAGGTGCTGCCGACGGGATCGGTCGGCAACGCGCGCGTGCGCACGGGCGGCGAGCCGCTCGGCAGCGCCGCGCTCGCGGCGGTGCGCCAGTGGCAATTCCAGCCGGCGCGGCGCGACGGCAAGGCGGTCTCGGCGCGGGTCGTGATCCCGGTCCGCTTCCGCCTCGAGATCCGGCCCTGGCGCCTCGTCGCCTCGGTGCCGGGGCACGACGGCACGCTGCGTCCCGCCGACGCGACCTTCCCCACCCGCCGCGCCTGCGAGGACGCCGCGCTCGCGACGGCGGGCGACGTCCGCGGCTGCGTCATCGACGTCGGCGCGCCCGACGAGGCGGTGGTCCCGATCGCCCAGGTGACGGACCCGCCGCCGCCCGGATGGGTCGTGCTGCTGCTCGCGCCGGGCGCGACCGGCGGCGTGCCGCTCACTGCGGCGCCGCTCGACCAGTGGCGCGTCGTCGGCAGCTTCGTCGGCCAGCGTGTGTGCGACGGCCAACGGACGCTCGAGCACGCCACCCCCGCGGTGCGGGGCGTGGCCAAGCGCAGCCTCCGCTGCGCGCCGCCGCCCGCCCCGCGCGTGGCTCAGTAG
- a CDS encoding carboxymuconolactone decarboxylase family protein encodes MHPTQRLTSIETPPSLGVRFVYWLLKRKLGKVITPWKVVFARLPHAIPMQLGLYWAMERLPLDPDLQLLVQMQTAQSNDCAFCVDIGRAIALQRGRNLEKLDAVADFRTDPRFTERERAALAYVDEATRRRTVADETFATLRRHFDDREIAAITWINAVENYFNMINVPLGIESDGLCLLPRQAPTAVAG; translated from the coding sequence ATGCATCCCACGCAACGTCTCACGTCCATTGAGACGCCCCCCAGCCTCGGCGTCCGCTTCGTCTACTGGCTGCTGAAGCGGAAGCTCGGCAAGGTGATCACGCCCTGGAAGGTCGTGTTCGCGCGCCTGCCGCACGCGATCCCCATGCAGCTCGGCCTCTACTGGGCGATGGAGCGCCTGCCGCTCGACCCCGATCTGCAGCTGCTGGTCCAGATGCAGACGGCCCAGTCGAACGACTGCGCGTTCTGCGTCGACATCGGCCGCGCCATCGCGCTCCAGCGCGGCCGCAATCTCGAGAAGCTCGACGCCGTCGCCGACTTCCGCACCGACCCGCGCTTCACCGAGCGCGAGCGTGCCGCCCTCGCCTACGTCGACGAAGCCACGCGCCGCCGCACCGTCGCCGACGAAACCTTCGCGACGCTGCGCCGTCACTTCGACGACCGCGAGATCGCGGCGATCACGTGGATCAACGCGGTCGAGAACTACTTCAACATGATCAACGTCCCACTCGGCATCGAAAGCGACGGCCTCTGCCTTCTGCCACGGCAGGCTCCGACAGCAGTCGCAGGCTAG
- a CDS encoding VOC family protein, producing the protein MRLRQVVIAARDLDATVADLEAVLGLKVAYRDPLVATFGLVNAVLPVGDAFLEVVSPTTAGAPARRFLDRRGSDGGYMVILQSRDLDADRRRVAALGVRVVWQGDLPTIRGTHLHPSDVGGAILSLDDATPPASWHWAGPSWEEHVRTDVVHDVVGVELEAPDPAALAACWSQILGRPVASDHTIALAGATLAFVPGPTTGVRGYALAATDAPAARARARARGLTADGDTIVVGGTRLRLLDAQPGATR; encoded by the coding sequence ATGCGCCTGCGTCAGGTGGTCATCGCCGCCCGCGACCTCGACGCCACCGTCGCCGATCTCGAGGCGGTGCTCGGCCTGAAGGTCGCCTACCGCGATCCGCTGGTCGCGACGTTCGGCCTCGTCAACGCCGTGCTGCCGGTCGGCGACGCCTTCCTCGAGGTGGTCTCGCCGACCACCGCCGGCGCCCCGGCCCGCCGCTTCCTCGATCGGCGCGGTAGCGACGGCGGCTACATGGTGATCCTGCAGTCACGCGACCTCGACGCCGATCGCCGCCGCGTGGCCGCGCTCGGCGTGCGCGTCGTCTGGCAGGGCGACCTGCCCACCATTCGCGGCACGCACTTGCATCCGTCCGACGTCGGCGGCGCGATCCTCTCGCTCGACGACGCGACCCCGCCCGCGTCGTGGCACTGGGCAGGGCCGTCCTGGGAAGAGCACGTACGCACGGACGTCGTGCACGACGTCGTCGGCGTCGAGCTCGAAGCGCCCGACCCCGCCGCGCTCGCCGCATGCTGGAGCCAGATCCTCGGCCGTCCGGTCGCGAGCGACCACACGATCGCCCTCGCCGGTGCGACGCTCGCCTTCGTGCCCGGCCCGACGACCGGCGTGCGCGGCTACGCGCTCGCCGCGACCGACGCGCCGGCGGCGCGGGCCCGGGCGCGGGCGCGCGGGCTCACCGCCGACGGCGACACGATCGTCGTCGGCGGCACCCGCCTGCGCCTGCTCGACGCTCAGCCCGGCGCGACCAGATAG
- a CDS encoding TetR/AcrR family transcriptional regulator encodes MGVAARVLAPRDQLVAAARRLLDADGLEGIGLRQIARACGVSHGAPLRHFPTLAHLLAAVAAQGFCELHASVGAAVAAAGARATSLARLRAASRGYVRFALANPGVFGLMFRPERFDADDPDLEQAGAAAFGQIVELAAAAQTAGLRPDVAATELAAACWASVHGLAQLWIQGSLQGATHDGARLDTLLDLTQDLLLDGIGAPRTTKKPARRRRTAR; translated from the coding sequence ATGGGAGTCGCCGCCCGCGTGCTCGCGCCGCGCGACCAGCTGGTCGCCGCCGCGCGCCGCCTCCTCGACGCGGACGGCCTCGAGGGCATCGGCCTGCGGCAGATCGCGCGCGCCTGCGGCGTCTCGCACGGCGCGCCGCTGCGGCACTTCCCGACGCTCGCGCACCTGCTCGCCGCCGTCGCCGCGCAGGGGTTCTGCGAGCTCCATGCGTCGGTGGGCGCCGCGGTCGCCGCCGCCGGCGCGCGCGCGACGTCGCTCGCGCGCCTGCGTGCCGCGAGCCGCGGCTACGTCCGCTTCGCGCTCGCGAATCCCGGCGTCTTCGGCCTCATGTTCCGGCCCGAGCGCTTCGACGCCGACGATCCCGACCTGGAGCAGGCGGGCGCGGCGGCGTTCGGCCAGATCGTCGAGCTCGCCGCCGCCGCCCAGACCGCCGGCCTGCGCCCCGACGTCGCCGCGACCGAGCTCGCCGCCGCCTGCTGGGCGTCGGTGCACGGCCTCGCCCAGCTCTGGATCCAGGGCTCGCTCCAGGGCGCGACGCACGACGGCGCCCGGCTCGACACGCTCCTCGACCTCACCCAGGACCTGCTCCTCGACGGCATCGGCGCGCCGCGCACGACGAAGAAGCCCGCGCGACGCAGGAGGACCGCACGATGA
- a CDS encoding endonuclease/exonuclease/phosphatase family protein gives MSPRASRPTLRGVLDVVAAVLALVTATAFVPASPWPLELTTHFRVQYATGFALLALIAAAMRRWKPVVLLVAGALVNAVVAASPASPGGVADAAAPRLRVLFANVLRVNPAHVAGLEVIRAAAADVVVAAEVDAGWWEALRTGLPDHRHTLAEPREDDFGIALLSRVALVRGEVVGLDDLDMPTVIAELPLGGGALTLVATHTIPPVGLAAFAERNAHLAALARVARMASGPALVLGDLNVTPWSPWFGRLLRDGGLRDSRVGFGLQASWPAGAWPLLRIPIDHALASPSLRVLDRRVGAAYGSDHLPIVVDVALAG, from the coding sequence ATGTCGCCCCGCGCCTCCCGCCCGACGCTCCGGGGCGTTCTCGACGTCGTCGCCGCCGTGCTCGCGCTCGTGACGGCGACGGCCTTCGTTCCCGCGTCGCCCTGGCCGCTCGAGCTGACGACCCACTTCCGCGTGCAGTACGCCACCGGCTTCGCGCTGCTGGCGCTGATCGCCGCCGCGATGCGCCGCTGGAAGCCGGTCGTGCTGCTCGTGGCGGGTGCGCTCGTGAACGCCGTCGTGGCGGCGTCGCCGGCGAGCCCCGGCGGCGTCGCCGACGCGGCGGCGCCGCGCCTGCGTGTGCTGTTCGCGAACGTCCTGCGCGTGAACCCGGCGCACGTGGCGGGGCTCGAGGTCATCCGCGCGGCCGCCGCCGACGTCGTCGTCGCCGCGGAGGTCGACGCGGGGTGGTGGGAGGCGCTGCGGACGGGGCTGCCGGACCATCGCCACACGCTCGCCGAGCCGCGTGAGGACGATTTCGGCATCGCGCTGCTCTCGCGCGTGGCGCTGGTGCGGGGCGAGGTGGTGGGGCTCGACGACCTCGACATGCCGACGGTGATCGCCGAGCTGCCGCTCGGCGGCGGTGCGCTGACGCTCGTCGCCACTCATACGATCCCGCCGGTCGGCCTCGCGGCCTTCGCGGAGCGGAACGCGCATCTCGCGGCGCTCGCGCGCGTGGCACGCATGGCGTCGGGACCGGCGCTCGTGCTCGGCGATCTCAACGTGACGCCGTGGTCGCCGTGGTTCGGCCGCCTGCTGCGCGACGGCGGCCTGCGCGACAGCCGCGTCGGCTTCGGCCTCCAGGCGAGCTGGCCCGCCGGCGCGTGGCCGCTGCTGCGCATCCCGATCGACCACGCGCTCGCGTCGCCGTCGCTGCGGGTGCTCGATCGTCGCGTCGGCGCGGCCTACGGCTCGGACCATCTCCCGATCGTCGTCGACGTGGCGCTCGCCGGGTGA
- a CDS encoding CcdB family protein — MAQFDVFRNPRGGTFPLLLDVQSELLSELATRVVVPLAPVRQWPATPLTRLNPMARLRQVDYVLVFQELAAIPKAALGPTVGSLRARRDDIVGALDLLFTGI, encoded by the coding sequence ATGGCCCAGTTCGACGTGTTCCGGAACCCGCGCGGGGGAACGTTTCCGCTCCTGCTCGACGTCCAATCCGAGCTCCTGTCCGAGCTGGCCACGCGAGTCGTCGTGCCGCTGGCCCCGGTCCGCCAGTGGCCGGCGACACCCCTCACCCGGTTGAACCCGATGGCGAGGCTCCGGCAGGTCGACTACGTCCTCGTCTTCCAGGAGCTGGCGGCCATCCCGAAGGCCGCCCTCGGCCCCACGGTCGGCTCGCTCCGCGCTCGGCGCGACGACATCGTCGGCGCGCTCGACCTGCTCTTCACCGGCATCTGA